Proteins encoded in a region of the Deltaproteobacteria bacterium genome:
- a CDS encoding acetyl-CoA C-acetyltransferase yields the protein MRDVYIFDAVRTPRGRGKANKGKLSGIHPQELFAQALNHLAERNNLVKEDVEDVIVGCVFQVKEQGACIARNAILAADWPETVSGSTVNRFCGSGLQAVNFAAMGIAAGFQDLVIGGGVESMSRVPMGSDGAMMDGLNMRLREKIAQVPQGISADLIATLEGFTREDVDAFALQSQKKAARAVEENRFAKSLFPVRDAEGNVVLDKDEHPRPDTTMEALAQLKPSFEQMGAAPMGPNGETFDELALKRYPQVDKINHVHTAGNSSGIVDGAAVVLLGSKEYGDAHGLKPRAKIRAMATIGAEPVIMLTAPAPASERALAKAGMTVDDIDLWEINEAFAAVPLQTIRKLGIDPEKVNVNGGAIALGHPLGATGAILLGTALDELERADLTTALCTLCIGGGMGIATIIERV from the coding sequence ATGCGAGACGTGTACATCTTCGACGCCGTGCGCACCCCCCGCGGCCGCGGCAAGGCCAACAAGGGCAAGCTCAGCGGAATCCACCCGCAGGAGCTGTTCGCGCAAGCGCTCAACCATCTCGCCGAGCGCAACAACCTGGTCAAGGAGGACGTCGAGGACGTCATCGTCGGCTGCGTGTTCCAGGTCAAGGAACAGGGCGCGTGCATCGCGCGCAACGCGATTCTCGCCGCCGACTGGCCGGAGACGGTCAGCGGCAGCACCGTCAACCGGTTCTGCGGATCGGGCCTGCAGGCGGTCAACTTCGCCGCGATGGGCATCGCGGCCGGGTTTCAGGATCTCGTCATCGGTGGCGGCGTGGAGTCCATGTCCCGCGTGCCGATGGGGTCCGACGGCGCCATGATGGACGGGCTCAACATGCGCCTGCGCGAAAAGATCGCGCAGGTTCCTCAGGGCATCTCGGCCGACCTGATCGCCACGCTCGAGGGCTTCACGCGCGAGGACGTCGACGCGTTCGCCCTGCAGAGCCAGAAGAAGGCCGCGCGCGCGGTCGAGGAGAACCGGTTTGCGAAGTCGCTGTTCCCGGTTCGCGACGCCGAGGGCAACGTCGTGCTCGACAAGGACGAGCACCCGCGGCCGGACACCACGATGGAGGCGCTCGCACAGCTCAAGCCCTCGTTCGAGCAAATGGGCGCCGCGCCGATGGGCCCCAACGGCGAGACGTTCGACGAGTTGGCGCTCAAGCGCTACCCGCAGGTCGACAAGATCAATCACGTCCACACCGCGGGCAACAGTTCCGGCATCGTCGACGGCGCCGCCGTCGTGCTGCTCGGCTCCAAGGAGTACGGCGACGCACATGGGCTCAAGCCGCGGGCCAAGATCCGGGCGATGGCCACCATTGGCGCCGAGCCGGTCATCATGCTGACGGCGCCCGCGCCGGCGTCGGAACGCGCTCTCGCCAAGGCGGGCATGACGGTCGACGACATCGATCTGTGGGAGATCAACGAGGCATTCGCCGCGGTGCCGCTGCAGACGATTCGCAAGCTCGGGATCGACCCGGAAAAGGTCAACGTCAACGGCGGCGCGATCGCGCTCGGCCACCCGCTCGGCGCGACCGGTGCGATCTTGCTCGGCACGGCGCTCGACGAACTCGAGCGCGCCGACCTCACGACGGCGCTGTGCACCCTGTGCATCGGCGGCGGCATGGGGATCGCGACGATCATCGAGCGCGTGTAG